Proteins encoded together in one Lachnospiraceae bacterium JLR.KK008 window:
- a CDS encoding glycoside hydrolase family 3 C-terminal domain-containing protein, which yields MDIEEKLLCVHGQLWDPYRANQAGFVRGNERLGIPDVFIADGESGVNISFRTTAFPSKVCLASTFDRESAFRYGQALGREAKAAGIHLLLTPRVNIARDPVSLQGVSNGGNYQTYGEDPILNGELGAQEALGIQDKHQALANLKQMYGSSNGTAQGAGNCLIDEQTKNELYIRPYEIVLKAGVASAMTNYNQVNGTWTYDDAWMVEECARKRWGFQGFVFDDWYCLYDPNAIRHGVTLEMPGDDYYNEGSEQSCYGKKLLAAIEDENQPMTEEDLDRAVYYYLDTLDRFGMLDEQQRIPGNIDEETKKQSSIVCREVAGKGAVLLKNEGGILPVDPAGKKVAVIGPGGAGQVMATFKESPYGFPDRKNSVYNILRETYGDTVSYAAGIDLDGEVIPSACLYPEKDARENGLKRYVERFTYETLSNGDLESFPLSDNYELDREVNHCGQTALPALAREQRRGFFKETPKEYYMWHGWLCPRESGIYRLSLQSRFPDVDAFEKNHVENGDLSIATSGNLYIRKSSDADHMVRIGIGTRISANGIADPFSEVLPCKDGWNNAGGYTYLEAGEKYEIYFNHTCVYLEPLEVRLAWTTPSMAEASLKEAEKAAAEADVALVFAYHQSVNETMRLEAGQDTLIRRVAENNQNTVAILNTGDPVEMPWRDQVKGILELWFSGQEGALAACDVLTGAVNPAGRLPVTFPKKLEDLAARDPEHPERYAAPGRISEKDAVHPNTADFTEGLLNGYRWFDETGKEPLYPFGFGLSYTEFVYSDLQIERWENGWRVSCMIENTGTRDGEEVAQVYLGRPRQIPEGVQTVPKTLVDFKRTPVKAGEKKKVTFMVEEAYAQYFDVETREYRSFEGGREIMIGASSKDIRLKGLVEGV from the coding sequence ATGGACATAGAGGAAAAGCTGCTCTGTGTCCATGGACAGCTCTGGGATCCATACCGGGCAAATCAGGCCGGGTTTGTGAGAGGGAATGAGCGACTGGGCATTCCCGATGTCTTTATCGCAGACGGAGAGAGCGGAGTGAATATCAGTTTCCGGACGACGGCGTTTCCCTCGAAGGTCTGTCTGGCTTCTACTTTTGACAGGGAGTCGGCATTCCGCTATGGGCAGGCGCTTGGCAGAGAGGCGAAGGCGGCGGGCATTCATCTCCTGCTCACGCCGCGGGTGAATATTGCCAGGGACCCGGTGTCGCTCCAGGGAGTAAGCAACGGAGGCAACTATCAGACGTATGGCGAGGACCCGATCTTAAACGGAGAGCTTGGCGCACAGGAGGCGCTTGGCATCCAGGATAAACATCAGGCGCTTGCCAATCTGAAGCAGATGTACGGGTCCAGCAATGGGACGGCGCAGGGAGCCGGGAACTGTCTGATCGACGAACAGACAAAGAACGAGCTTTACATACGGCCGTATGAGATCGTATTAAAAGCAGGCGTTGCCAGTGCGATGACAAACTACAATCAGGTGAATGGAACGTGGACTTATGACGACGCCTGGATGGTAGAGGAATGCGCGCGCAAACGGTGGGGGTTCCAGGGATTTGTCTTTGACGACTGGTATTGTCTGTATGATCCGAATGCGATCCGGCATGGAGTAACACTGGAGATGCCGGGCGATGATTATTATAATGAAGGAAGCGAGCAGTCCTGCTATGGGAAGAAACTGCTGGCAGCCATTGAAGATGAGAATCAGCCGATGACAGAAGAAGATCTGGACAGGGCAGTCTACTATTATCTGGATACGCTGGATCGTTTCGGCATGTTGGATGAGCAGCAGAGAATCCCGGGTAATATCGATGAGGAGACAAAAAAGCAGAGCAGCATTGTCTGCCGCGAAGTGGCGGGAAAGGGCGCCGTACTGCTGAAAAACGAAGGAGGTATTCTGCCTGTCGATCCTGCGGGGAAAAAAGTGGCGGTGATCGGTCCGGGCGGCGCCGGTCAGGTAATGGCAACGTTTAAGGAATCACCGTATGGGTTCCCGGACAGAAAGAACAGTGTATACAATATTTTAAGAGAAACGTACGGAGATACCGTCTCCTATGCGGCCGGTATCGACCTGGATGGAGAAGTAATTCCGTCTGCATGTCTGTATCCGGAGAAGGATGCAAGAGAGAACGGGCTGAAACGTTATGTCGAAAGATTTACGTATGAAACGCTCAGCAACGGTGATCTGGAGAGCTTCCCGCTCAGTGATAACTATGAACTGGACCGTGAGGTCAACCACTGTGGACAGACTGCGCTTCCCGCTCTGGCACGGGAGCAGCGGAGAGGATTTTTCAAAGAGACACCGAAGGAATATTATATGTGGCATGGGTGGCTCTGCCCCAGGGAGAGCGGCATATACAGGCTGAGTCTCCAGAGCAGATTCCCGGACGTAGATGCGTTCGAAAAGAATCATGTGGAAAACGGTGATCTGTCGATTGCCACATCAGGCAACCTGTATATCAGAAAGTCTTCCGATGCGGATCATATGGTGCGGATTGGGATCGGCACACGGATTTCTGCCAACGGGATTGCCGATCCGTTCTCGGAAGTGCTGCCATGTAAAGACGGCTGGAACAATGCCGGCGGATATACGTATCTGGAAGCCGGTGAAAAGTATGAGATCTATTTCAATCATACTTGCGTTTACCTGGAGCCACTGGAAGTGCGTCTGGCATGGACGACGCCCTCAATGGCGGAGGCATCGCTGAAGGAAGCGGAAAAGGCGGCTGCGGAGGCCGATGTTGCCCTTGTCTTTGCCTATCACCAGAGCGTCAACGAGACGATGCGGCTGGAGGCAGGACAGGACACACTGATCAGACGGGTTGCGGAGAACAATCAGAATACGGTCGCTATATTAAATACCGGCGATCCGGTGGAGATGCCATGGAGAGATCAGGTAAAAGGCATTCTGGAACTGTGGTTTTCGGGACAGGAGGGGGCGCTTGCCGCCTGTGACGTGCTCACCGGAGCGGTAAATCCGGCAGGCAGACTGCCAGTTACTTTCCCGAAAAAACTGGAAGATCTGGCCGCCAGAGATCCGGAGCATCCGGAGCGCTATGCGGCGCCGGGCAGAATCAGTGAAAAGGACGCCGTCCATCCCAATACGGCAGATTTCACGGAAGGACTGTTAAATGGTTATCGCTGGTTTGACGAGACGGGAAAAGAGCCGTTGTATCCGTTCGGATTCGGGCTTAGCTATACGGAATTTGTCTATTCGGATCTGCAGATCGAGCGCTGGGAAAACGGCTGGAGAGTGAGCTGTATGATCGAGAATACGGGAACTCGTGACGGCGAGGAAGTGGCGCAGGTGTATCTGGGAAGACCGCGGCAGATACCGGAAGGGGTTCAGACAGTGCCCAAAACGCTGGTTGATTTTAAGCGAACACCGGTAAAAGCAGGAGAGAAGAAGAAAGTCACCTTTATGGTAGAGGAAGCGTATGCGCAGTATTTTGATGTGGAGACCAGGGAATATCGTTCGTTTGAGGGCGGCAGGGAGATCATGATCGGCGCTTCCTCAAAGGACATCCGTTTAAAGGGACTGGTGGAAGGAGTATAA
- the rbsD gene encoding D-ribose pyranase — MKKTGMIHGELIKRIALLGHKDLFMIGDAGMPIPPGVELIDLALCKGVPTFLQVLDAVLAESTVEHYYLAEEIKDANGEIFRYMQSAMPGISYEMMPHDDLKVFSKQCKFAIRTGEFSPYPNVILRAGVAFS; from the coding sequence ATGAAAAAGACAGGAATGATCCATGGAGAGCTGATCAAGAGAATCGCACTTTTGGGGCACAAAGACCTGTTTATGATCGGGGATGCCGGGATGCCCATTCCTCCGGGCGTAGAACTGATCGATCTGGCGTTGTGCAAAGGGGTACCGACCTTTCTTCAAGTGCTTGATGCGGTACTGGCGGAGAGCACGGTAGAACATTATTATCTGGCGGAGGAGATCAAAGATGCCAATGGAGAAATCTTCCGCTACATGCAGAGTGCGATGCCGGGAATCAGCTATGAGATGATGCCGCACGATGATCTGAAAGTGTTTTCAAAGCAGTGCAAGTTTGCCATCCGCACAGGAGAGTTTTCACCATATCCGAATGTGATCTTGCGGGCAGGAGTGGCATTTTCATAA
- a CDS encoding helix-turn-helix transcriptional regulator — MSMEKGILGNAIRKARMDHQMSQEELAERVGITPTHLKHIESEHRKPSLPVLFDLVEILHISLDSLLMPEMDRQQELFRNATLLLGKCDIKQLKIVIALMEALLENG, encoded by the coding sequence ATGAGCATGGAAAAAGGTATTTTGGGAAATGCAATCCGCAAAGCGAGAATGGACCATCAGATGTCACAGGAAGAACTGGCAGAACGGGTGGGTATCACCCCGACACATCTCAAACATATCGAAAGTGAACATCGCAAACCTTCCCTGCCGGTTTTGTTTGATCTCGTCGAAATACTGCATATCTCTCTTGACAGTCTGCTGATGCCGGAAATGGACAGACAGCAGGAACTATTTCGGAATGCGACGCTGCTGCTCGGGAAATGCGACATCAAACAATTAAAGATCGTCATTGCCTTAATGGAAGCATTGCTGGAAAATGGGTAA
- a CDS encoding ABC transporter permease, whose amino-acid sequence MDNILDLIFSVSFVFSVLRLTTPILFAALSSVISERAGIGNITMEGTMLISGFTGVVVSAWTGSAWIGFLAAVAAGALIGWLLSYIIFKLVVNDILAGTAINLIGSGGTVFFLFALTGVRGISTSLSSKVMPTIEIPVIGNIPVLGEILSGHNLLTYLSFVAVFVIWYLLFKTTTGLRIRAVGENPGAAQSVGINVYKTKTIALVIAGVLSGMGGAYMSMGYVSWFVKDITAGRGWIGIAAAAMSGQHPVLAMGASILFGIADAVANTLQTINLPSQLVLMIPYVVTLVAMSLYAYFDLKRKKASRGAA is encoded by the coding sequence TTGGATAATATATTGGATTTAATCTTTAGTGTTTCCTTTGTTTTTTCGGTCCTGCGGCTGACGACTCCTATCTTGTTTGCGGCTTTGAGCTCTGTCATTTCAGAGCGGGCAGGCATCGGAAACATTACAATGGAAGGGACGATGCTGATCTCCGGATTTACGGGCGTGGTAGTCTCCGCCTGGACGGGGAGCGCCTGGATCGGATTCCTGGCGGCTGTGGCAGCAGGGGCTCTGATAGGATGGCTGTTGTCCTATATCATCTTTAAGCTGGTAGTGAATGATATATTGGCAGGAACTGCCATCAATCTGATTGGAAGCGGCGGAACGGTGTTCTTCCTGTTTGCGCTGACCGGGGTGCGGGGCATTTCCACATCTCTGAGCAGTAAGGTCATGCCGACGATAGAGATTCCGGTCATTGGAAATATTCCTGTTCTGGGCGAGATTCTGTCGGGCCATAATCTGCTTACCTATCTGTCCTTTGTGGCGGTATTTGTCATATGGTATCTGCTCTTTAAGACGACGACGGGACTTCGGATCAGAGCCGTTGGCGAGAATCCGGGCGCCGCGCAGTCCGTCGGCATCAATGTATATAAGACAAAGACGATTGCTCTCGTTATCGCAGGCGTTCTGTCGGGGATGGGCGGCGCTTATATGTCTATGGGTTATGTGTCCTGGTTTGTCAAAGATATTACGGCAGGGCGCGGATGGATTGGCATTGCGGCGGCAGCTATGAGCGGACAGCATCCAGTGCTTGCCATGGGGGCATCCATATTATTCGGGATTGCGGACGCAGTGGCAAATACATTGCAGACGATCAATCTGCCTTCGCAGCTTGTTCTGATGATCCCTTATGTGGTGACACTTGTGGCAATGAGCCTGTATGCTTATTTTGATCTGAAGCGGAAGAAGGCAAGTCGGGGAGCGGCTTAA
- a CDS encoding ABC transporter permease, which translates to MGTENKKEKTKGSGHMTQEALNKRFSVLRTTLAIGVGILLSIIIIVFVSDDPLLSIKYLTIGPLLNLNNFYSLVTMWIPLVITGLAVCIMFNANQFNLFAEGAFFFGGVIATATALSLNLPPVIHPIVCILVAAVVSGLIGMIPALMRYKLGASEMVASLLLNYACLQLGMFIISYFYRDPDAGSVVSEKLPDSAKLGELIRRSNIHAGLFVAVFLTIVVYYFLFHTRWGFEIRLTGQNGNFARYAGVNIGFVIVFSQILGGALAGGAGAMEVLGTYNRFSWTSLTNHGWDGVTLTILAGKNPKYIPLAALFLAYLRKGADLMSMKTDMQTDFVSVIQAVILIFLLAEQFLAGYRQKKTYELSKKLEECEA; encoded by the coding sequence ATGGGCACGGAAAATAAAAAGGAGAAAACAAAAGGCAGCGGGCACATGACGCAGGAGGCGCTGAATAAGAGGTTTTCCGTTCTGAGGACCACATTGGCGATCGGCGTAGGTATTCTGCTTTCTATTATCATTATTGTATTTGTCAGCGACGATCCTCTGCTTTCCATAAAATATCTGACAATAGGACCGCTGCTGAATCTGAATAATTTTTACAGTCTGGTCACAATGTGGATACCGCTTGTGATTACAGGACTGGCAGTCTGTATTATGTTTAATGCGAATCAGTTTAACCTGTTTGCGGAGGGCGCCTTCTTCTTCGGGGGCGTGATAGCCACGGCAACAGCATTGTCGCTGAATCTGCCTCCGGTCATTCATCCCATCGTCTGTATACTCGTAGCGGCGGTGGTCAGCGGACTGATCGGCATGATTCCTGCACTGATGAGATATAAGCTGGGTGCATCGGAAATGGTGGCCTCTCTTTTGCTGAATTATGCCTGTCTGCAGCTGGGTATGTTCATTATCAGCTACTTTTACAGAGATCCCGATGCGGGCAGCGTTGTATCGGAGAAGCTGCCAGACAGCGCGAAACTGGGAGAACTCATTCGAAGGAGTAACATCCATGCAGGACTTTTTGTCGCTGTATTTTTGACGATAGTGGTCTATTATTTTCTCTTCCATACCCGCTGGGGGTTTGAAATCAGACTGACGGGACAGAACGGAAACTTCGCAAGGTATGCGGGTGTGAATATCGGATTTGTCATCGTATTCTCTCAGATACTGGGCGGCGCTCTGGCGGGCGGTGCGGGAGCAATGGAGGTGCTGGGTACTTATAACAGATTCTCCTGGACATCGCTTACAAACCATGGCTGGGATGGGGTAACGCTGACGATACTGGCAGGTAAAAATCCGAAATACATTCCTCTGGCAGCGCTATTTCTGGCATATCTGCGCAAAGGCGCCGATCTGATGTCCATGAAGACGGATATGCAGACGGACTTCGTATCTGTCATTCAGGCCGTGATTCTGATCTTCCTGCTGGCAGAACAGTTCCTTGCAGGATACAGACAGAAGAAGACATATGAGCTCAGCAAAAAGCTGGAAGAATGCGAAGCATGA